The following are from one region of the Etheostoma spectabile isolate EspeVRDwgs_2016 chromosome 2, UIUC_Espe_1.0, whole genome shotgun sequence genome:
- the septin3 gene encoding neuronal-specific septin-3 isoform X2 yields the protein MSDIVPPEVRPKPVVPAKPPNVGAPSPSNPFPPQGPGIGGGGGVSVPPSAIPVPIGSHGHSVGHNVGHGVGHGAGHVGGHTAAHNGGHGHGGSNSSSGGSTLLGYIGIDTIIEQMRKKTMKTGFDFNIMVVGHSGLGKSTLVNTLFKSQVSRRSAGWARDEKIPKTVDIKAVSHVLEEGGVKMKLTVVDTPGFGDLINNDNCWDPISKYINEQYEKFLKEEVNITRKKRIPDTRVHCCLYFITPTGHSLRPLDIEFMKRLSHSVNIIPVIAKADTMTIEERQDFKQRVRKELEMGGIEFYPQKEFDEDMEDKSDNDKIREAMPFAVVGSDKEYQVNGKRVLGRKTAWGIIEVENPNHCEFAQLRDFLIRSHLQDLKEVTHNIHYETYRAKRLNENGGLHPISSNDTQESNL from the exons ATGTCAGACATAGTTCCTCCAGAAGTGAGACCCAAACCAGTCGTCCCTGCCAAGCCCCCTAATGTGGGGGCTCCATCACCCTCCAACCCCTTCCCACCCCAGGGCCCCGGCATTGGGGGAGGAGGTGGCGTTTCAGTTCCTCCAAGTGCCATTCCAGTCCCCATCGGGAGTCACGGTCACAGTGTGGGTCATAATGTCGGTCATGGTGTGGGCCACGGTGCGGGCCACGTTGGAGGTCACACTGCTGCGCACAATGGAGGTCATGGTCATGGAGGCTCCAACAGCTCCAGCGGTGGATCCACTTTGCTGGGGTACATTGGTATCGACACTATCATTGAGCAGATGAGGAAGAAAACCATGAAGACGGGCTTTGACTTTAATATCATGGTTGTTG GTCACAGCGGTCTCGGAAAGTCAACTCTGGTGAACACCCTATTCAAGTCCCAGGTGAGCAGGAGGAGCGCAGGATGGGCCCGTGATGAGAAGATCCCCAAAACTGTAGACATCAAAGCGGTGTCTCATG TCCTTGAGGAGGGTGGGGTGAAGATGAAGCTGACAGTCGTTGACACGCCAGGCTTTGGAGACCTAATTAATAACGACAACTG CTGGGACCCCATTTCCAAGTACATCAATGAGCAGTATGAGAAGTTCCTAAAGGAGGAGGTCAACATCACTAGAAAGAAGCGCATCCCTGACACCAGGGTGCACTGCTGTCTATATTTTATCACCCCAACTGGACACTC TCTTCGACCACTAGACATCGAGTTCATGAAGCGCTTGAGTCACTCGGTCAACATTATTCCTGTCATTGCAAAGGCAGACACAATGACCATTGAGGAGAGACAGGATTTCAAACAACGG GTAAGGAAGGAGCTGGAGATGGGCGGGATTGAGTTTTACCCACAGAAAGAGTTTGATGAGGACATGGAGGACAAGAGCGACAATGACAAGATCAGA GAGGCGATGCCCTTTGCTGTTGTGGGTAGCGACAAAGAATATCAAGTAAATGGCAAACGAGTTCTGGGGAGGAAGACAGCGTGGGGCATCATAGAAG TTGAAAACCCCAACCATTGTGAGTTTGCTCAGCTGAGAGATTTCCTGATCAG gtcTCACCTCCAGGATTTAAAGGAGGTCACTCACAACATTCACTATGAAACTTATCGTGCCAAGAGACTGAACGAGAATGGGGGTCTCCACCCCATATCCTCCAATGACACCCAAGAAAGCAACCTGTAG
- the septin3 gene encoding neuronal-specific septin-3 isoform X1, which translates to MGVFDLPSHQPQHRVHQRPDETTTTAFPPLQKPIYSPADRAFIMEEPDDPYYVTMYYPGSVYVDMSDIVPPEVRPKPVVPAKPPNVGAPSPSNPFPPQGPGIGGGGGVSVPPSAIPVPIGSHGHSVGHNVGHGVGHGAGHVGGHTAAHNGGHGHGGSNSSSGGSTLLGYIGIDTIIEQMRKKTMKTGFDFNIMVVGHSGLGKSTLVNTLFKSQVSRRSAGWARDEKIPKTVDIKAVSHVLEEGGVKMKLTVVDTPGFGDLINNDNCWDPISKYINEQYEKFLKEEVNITRKKRIPDTRVHCCLYFITPTGHSLRPLDIEFMKRLSHSVNIIPVIAKADTMTIEERQDFKQRVRKELEMGGIEFYPQKEFDEDMEDKSDNDKIREAMPFAVVGSDKEYQVNGKRVLGRKTAWGIIEVENPNHCEFAQLRDFLIRSHLQDLKEVTHNIHYETYRAKRLNENGGLHPISSNDTQESNL; encoded by the exons ATGGGGGTCTTTGACCTGCCATCACATCAGCCACAGCACAGAGTGCACCAGAGACCAGAcgagacaacaacaacagctttCCCTCCTCTACAAAAACCAATTTACTCTCCAGCAGACAGAGCATTTATCATGGAGGAGCCAGATGACCCGTATTACGTCACCATGTACTACCCGGGGTCAGTGTACGTAG ACATGTCAGACATAGTTCCTCCAGAAGTGAGACCCAAACCAGTCGTCCCTGCCAAGCCCCCTAATGTGGGGGCTCCATCACCCTCCAACCCCTTCCCACCCCAGGGCCCCGGCATTGGGGGAGGAGGTGGCGTTTCAGTTCCTCCAAGTGCCATTCCAGTCCCCATCGGGAGTCACGGTCACAGTGTGGGTCATAATGTCGGTCATGGTGTGGGCCACGGTGCGGGCCACGTTGGAGGTCACACTGCTGCGCACAATGGAGGTCATGGTCATGGAGGCTCCAACAGCTCCAGCGGTGGATCCACTTTGCTGGGGTACATTGGTATCGACACTATCATTGAGCAGATGAGGAAGAAAACCATGAAGACGGGCTTTGACTTTAATATCATGGTTGTTG GTCACAGCGGTCTCGGAAAGTCAACTCTGGTGAACACCCTATTCAAGTCCCAGGTGAGCAGGAGGAGCGCAGGATGGGCCCGTGATGAGAAGATCCCCAAAACTGTAGACATCAAAGCGGTGTCTCATG TCCTTGAGGAGGGTGGGGTGAAGATGAAGCTGACAGTCGTTGACACGCCAGGCTTTGGAGACCTAATTAATAACGACAACTG CTGGGACCCCATTTCCAAGTACATCAATGAGCAGTATGAGAAGTTCCTAAAGGAGGAGGTCAACATCACTAGAAAGAAGCGCATCCCTGACACCAGGGTGCACTGCTGTCTATATTTTATCACCCCAACTGGACACTC TCTTCGACCACTAGACATCGAGTTCATGAAGCGCTTGAGTCACTCGGTCAACATTATTCCTGTCATTGCAAAGGCAGACACAATGACCATTGAGGAGAGACAGGATTTCAAACAACGG GTAAGGAAGGAGCTGGAGATGGGCGGGATTGAGTTTTACCCACAGAAAGAGTTTGATGAGGACATGGAGGACAAGAGCGACAATGACAAGATCAGA GAGGCGATGCCCTTTGCTGTTGTGGGTAGCGACAAAGAATATCAAGTAAATGGCAAACGAGTTCTGGGGAGGAAGACAGCGTGGGGCATCATAGAAG TTGAAAACCCCAACCATTGTGAGTTTGCTCAGCTGAGAGATTTCCTGATCAG gtcTCACCTCCAGGATTTAAAGGAGGTCACTCACAACATTCACTATGAAACTTATCGTGCCAAGAGACTGAACGAGAATGGGGGTCTCCACCCCATATCCTCCAATGACACCCAAGAAAGCAACCTGTAG